CAAAGAACTCATAATGACAGAGCGGGTGGACAGCGTCCAGTGCAGAATGCATGGTTCGTCAGCTGCAGGTACTGTACCTAAAtttctcacggcttcccttgatatcctgtgactctcacacagtctggttcaaaccatgaagaagtacaccattctgcatacgtgctcgatgttacggggagttctcgatgtattctcccattgacctaccaccggccaccaccaccagcgcccctttagtaggtaggatcgtccgagtctaaatgctttgcacttagtgctagtattaggtaaaattcggcatctcccgagattgtgacaactcggaatatttataaattcaaattaaaaaaaaaaatacataatcgGTGTCCTGAGTCCGTTTAGACCCCAACCCATTTGTATTTCTGCTTTTAGCAAGGGTTACCCGCTCTACGTTCGATGACCACCGCAGCAGGCACAGGAATCAGATTATTTAGATGGCCGTGcacgtaaattaaaaaatataaatattagagCAAAAATGCGTACGACTAGGAGATAATTTTAATAATGCTAAATTTGTAGAAAAAACTTCAAATATTTACATTGAATCATATGGGTGATACCCAATAACTCAGACAGTAATTAACATCCTATACTCCCTATTAGTCAACTATCGGAAAAGGCGGCTGAGGCCTAAGACAAAAATTTTCGCGTTTACCGGGAACATTTTCCAATAAAGACAGAGACATTAAACAGAATTTTTCTCAGTTTTAATCCCTTGCTGAGCAGTGAAAGGAAGAAAGcccagaaaaaaaggaaacttctcTCCAAAGAGACTCTAGATATTTTGCTATCGGAAACATTCGATGAAACTCAAAACAGTAGTGAAGACGAGAAAACAACATGTGAAAGCGAATCTGACTGATATTTCAAGTGTGGTCCATTATTTTAAAATAGAAAGCACAGgcaaaaatatatcaaattgaTAACAGACAAAAGCGAAACACTCCTCTGTGCCCCGGTCgctatgggacgcagggtcgggactCTCTTTTGAGTCCCGATGACGATCTCTGTTTTTTTCACTGCGAAGTTTAAACAATCAGCAGTCGTCCatccatcatctgcataaccgaccaagcgcgacatttctggcatgtcgagtcttggcagactatcgtaggaaaagttccagaggtccggctctaggGTGGATCCCTGCGTTAGCCCGATTGTGACCAGAGCAGGtagcggtttctcagataatccctcaatatgtcggcacatggaaagtattcTCTGTGTGTCTATAGAAtgcctttccatcttacggagttAAAGGCATTTTGAGCATCACCTCACCATCCACTGCCGACCCCCCTagtctaaaaccgaactgccgtggggatAGGTCCCCGGCAGCACATATCGCttgagcgagtctacttctgatgagcttttcgagtcgTGTCAAGTATACAAAGTCGGTATACAAACGGCAGAGTTCAGGGTTGCCTTTCCTTTTGCTGGTCAACGGGTTCTATcgggaaggaaaaatgcccttttcCAGGCAAACCTTGAATGCAGCAGGTTTGATCAATTTTGGTGCCCAGTGGGACAGCCCTGAGTGCCTTCCCCGCTGCTGTCATCAACCCGCACAGGATGctcagggaatagtgcccgtacaatattGTCCGTTTGCTGGGCCTTAAGTaaaagggtttccgcagagtcccAATTTTTCGGTTACTAGCTTGTAAgcgagtcccccccccccccccccggagtctcctttttgttgatctGTACTCTCTCATTGTGGTActtgcctcctcccggtcgtttagtCGTTTAGACGTTATGGCAAGCGGCGGAATTTGTGATACACTTCCCGCAACTTTGTAATTTGCACCATTCACAAATGCATAGAAGGCTTgctacgtctcgatgccctcctgggtatGGAAGCTTGATTTGGAGAAGTAAGCTATggcattttatttaaaaactgcaacaaaaaaaaatagccGGTAATTTACCAAAAAATCGCAAATGACGGTGGGGACCGGAAACGTCTCCCTGTAACGTGACTATACTGGATATCTAAATGGACGGAACATACAAAATCAGCTACCCCTTGACAGTGCTGGATCTTTTCTAAACGACATGATTTTCTATGTGgagtgaaacattttttttaatttacagaACGGAGAACCCACTGTGTGTAATCGCAATACTCAATAAACAATTGTTGCTAGTAACTTGTTGCTAATTACTTGTTTTCAGTTAAATTATCTCATATCACTCCAGCACCCCAATCGTTTGTTCTGCTCTGAACTTTGGATTACCCGCAATAGATATGTATAATGATAATCGGAAATGGGCCTTATGCGTTGTTAGTCGCGGTTATTTCAAAATGAAGCGTTAAGATAAAGCGCCCAGTTTTGCACTCCAAATTTCTCGATGTGCCCTCTCTTTGACATGGTCAATATTCTCCTTTGGATTTCGTTTTTCGGATTTGGCGCATTCTCACCTTCAGAGGTTAGTACAAAGCTTTCCCGGGATTGACACTGGTTTCTTTAGTTCCAAGTtattaaatgaattttgtttCAGTGTCGTCCCCGGGTGCGCATCACACAAATCAGTTTTGATTTTGATGTGAAATTAGGCAATGGAACTACGTGGCTCACTGATGATAGAACTGTCAACGTTGTATTCGATTTAAAAAAGGGTCTGAAAACAATGAAGTCAAGGTTTAAAGTGGACTTGATTCGTAGGCAACGGACGTTCAACGCAATCGCTAATGCGACCCGAGACTACTGCGCCCAAACGCCAATCATCAATAAAATTTGGGCCAAATTTAGCCACGTGTTCTTGCAAACTTCCAACTTTCCTTCAACATGCCCCATTCCCAAAAACACATACTATGTTCGTAACTTGTCCTTTCCAGAgcaatttctaccaaactaCATGCCAGCTTTAGACTTTGTCGTGGAAACAACTTTTCTACACCGAATGTATTTTAATCAGGAGGAAGTGTTATTGAAATACGTTACTCGGGGAAAGTTGATTCCCTAGAGGTGCAATATGAAATTTACAaagatttttttgaataatCAACCCTCCTGAAAAACTAACTGAACACCTCCAGAAATTTATTGGTGACATGTTGGCGTTGGTATCAACCCCGGTGTGcatacttttattaacaaaagtTGAATTGGAACATTTGGATAAAACTAtataactaaaataaaaaaatctaaaaaccgTTGTCCTTTCCATTTTACTAAAATTTGATATACCGCAAATACTCATATTTCGAAGATTATTTCTTGATTTCTTCAGTGCTAGTGTTCGAACCGGGAAAGAAATCCAAAATCGTTCTATTTCTTTCCCTACGTATCGCGAAGAGCGGTGTGACAATTAAATCTTGATTCActcattcatcattatcaacggcacaacaaccggtatccggtttaggcctgccttaataaggaactccagacatcccggttttgcgctgaggtccatcaattcgacatccctaaaagctgtctggcgtcctgacctacgccatcgctccatcttaggcagggtctgcctcgtcttctttttctaccctagatattgcccttataaactttccgggtgggatcatcctcatccatacggattaagtgacccgcccaccgtaatctattcagccggattttatccacaaccggacggtcatggtatcgctcctagatttcgtcattgtgtaggctacggaatcgtccatcctcatgtagggagccaacaattcttcggagaattcttctctcgaatgcggccaagagttcacagttcTTCTTtagaagaacccaagtttctgaggaatacatgaggactggcaagatcatagtcttgtacagtaagagctttgaccctatggtgagacgtttcgagtgaaacagtttttgtaagctgaaataggctctgttggctgacaacaaccttgcgcggatttcctcattgtggcttttatcggttgtgattttcgaccctagataggagaaattgtcaacggtctcaaagttgtattctcctatccttattcttcctgtttgaccagtgcggtttgatattgttggttggttggtcttcgatgctgacgttgccaccatatattttgtcttgccttcattgatatgcagcccaagatctcgcgtcgattaccgcctgctcgatctggatgaaggcagtttgtacgtctcgggtggttctttccatgatgtcgatatcgtcagcataggccagtagttgggtggacttaaagagaatcgtaccgcttgcatttacctcagcatcacggatcactttctcgagggccaggttaaaaaggacgcatgataggacatccccttgtcgtagaccgttgttgatgtcgaatggtcttgagagttatcctgctgcttttatctggtctcgcacattggtcagggtcagcctagtcagtcttatcaatttcgtcgggataccgaattctctcatggccatttacagttttatcctggctatgctatcataggcggctttaaagtcgatgaatatatggttgcaactgttgtccatattccgacagtttttccatcccttgccgcagagagaaaatctgatctgttgctgatttgcctggttggtatgagccaatgatgatctgggcgtatgaggctacccggcctagcaagatagcagagaatatcttatagatggcactcagcaatgtgatacctctataattgttgcactgtgtgatgtatCCCCGATTGAATGGACATTATAATTGTCCTCATCAGTACGTACTCTGATCAATTTGAAAAGTATTTGCCGTGATTCCTATTCAGAAGTGCGTGTTTCGGGTTTCTAGAAATTTCTAGATTTTCGGCCACGTCTAACTTACGTATTTCACTAATATCATATTCTCTTTGGTAGATGATATGTTTCGTTACCTTCCTTCTACCTTTTTTTCGCCAACGGTGTACCTTCAAGTGCTCGCCAAGATGTATTTCCACATTCCTTCTAGTTTGTCTAATGTATAATATACTTTTTAACCGCATGAGCAGGAAATTTCATATATGATATATCATTGATTAGTTGTTTGGGCGATCCCAGAAGAAAATGAAGTCCAAGCCATGTTTCACTTGTTTTCGTTTCGAAGCTATTCACCGTCTAGGCTGTTGATCTGAAGTCAGCTTGGTGAACCGTCCTCTTTCGTTTGCCTGTCAGGTCGATATATCCATTCAGTCTGGCGACCGCAAAAATGTGCTTTGTTTCGTTCATCACGCCTTCCCAAGAAATGGGAAGCGTTACACATAGGGGTATTTGATCAATCTAAGCGGCCAAAACTGTTTTTGATGTTAATTAGCTTTAATTATGTTGCCAGAAGTGATTTGAagctaactttatttgtgtccggatagctgagtggttagagcgcaaggctgtcgtacggagggtcgcggttcaagtctcactggtggcagtgggatttgtatcatgatttgccgtcggataccagtcgactcagctgtgaatgagtacctgagtcaaatcagggtaataatctcgggcgagcgcaatgctgaccacattgcctcctagtgtaccgttacggtcttgaatgaagtgctctaacacacttcaaggccctgatccaacatggattgttgcgccaacggttatcattattcattattttttcgGAGTTGTTGTGGTTTTCTTCTCTTGCTTCTaccgattaaataaataaatcgggAAACATTATCTGTGGTCGTCCTCCAGACGGAGttatagtttttggaatactaaACGTTCGAAACAGGTAGTCACTATAACAAAAACACCTTTGAAGGGAATATTTAGGAAAAAAATTGTCTAAAACATCactctttaaaaattgaataaaaaatacaCTGCCCCAAATGagcattttaaaaatataaatattcaacACACTTACTTGCTTTCTTGGAATCCACAACTTTCTTCTCAAAAACTTCTCTTAAGACTAGAAAACCAGAGGTCGTTCAAAGTTGTGATTTGCACGCTACCAATGGTCAACTTCCACTAACTGCAAAACCTAAGTATATGAACGATGAAAAGAAATCATACCTGAAAATAATCCACAGAGGAATTGACTACCTGAAAATAACAGTTATTTCAATTAAGGACAATTTCTAAGAAATAGGGTTTTCGCCAGCTAGATCGATGAAATACCCCTATGTGCGTTACGACCCAATAGATCATGTGGTTGAAAGAGGCGACTTTGTGTGGATAAGTGTGATTCGAAGTGCTGAAAATAACTCGTTTCGTATCtgtcggtttcctgtagataTCCAGGTCTAATTCCTTTAGGCGTCGCTTCAGCAACATGCGCAAGAAAGGTAATTAACTTTCCTTCTCCATCTCCAAAGTAAACTCGATACTAATATGCAGTTTATTAAGGTAGTCGAGCGTATTTTTGACTTCGTTTTTTCTTGATCATAGCGCAGATGTCGTCTAGACACCTCTCCAAGACTTTAATATTAGACCGGCCGAAGCTAACTTCATTTGCAGGCAGGCCATGAGGATTTTGCTGAAGAATGTGGAGAGGGGGTCCCCATTTAGGCTCCTCTTATAATACTCACATCTAAAAGTGAAGTGGATATAATTTATACAGAGTCCGACCGGCTTCATATGTTGTTTTACATTACCTGTCTATTGTGGACCTTCCTGTTGTTGATGGGGTCATTTCTCCACTAGACACAAGGTAATACAATATGTGGTCAAAATTTTATAAGCTAGtcgaaaatttataagaaatattcCCTCTTCGTAGCTAGATTTTGTGTAATTGTTAAATTGTCATTGAATGAAGTAGTttaggaaaaaaatataaagaaatgaaAAGGTAAATTATCAAGCATTGGCAAATTTTGGACCGGTAACAGAGATGAGCACAAAATATCCGGAGATTTCTAGACAGAAAAACTAAAAAGCGCAAAGTCACATAAGAGGATATTTAAGAACCTGCAAATTGACTACAGGAAAATAGAAGACGATCATAAATCTTTGAGAAGACATTATTTAGATTATATCcaattttcgcaatgccttctgatgactcaaaaaacagaatagggttccaaagcaggagtctacctctcgaataaaaacaagaagtgagcttttcccttgggacaatatgcaatggtcTTCTGTTGAAGTGTATAGGATCTTAAGCGCGGCAGCCTAGGTGATTAATAAGAGGTAGAAGAGTGAAataggtggaactactctgggtacccgataattgtggtgtagaaggaaatgaaatctcggatgctttagcaaaagagggttcaatttcccccatatccgggccggaaccagcaattggggtctcaggagcattggctaatgctgctttcaaaaatcaggtccaagcttcccataatggcaggtggcagagctgcTAAAAACGCCAAACTTTTTCTGGCAGAACGAAACAAtcatactgcaaaattttttctgtcgaaaagcaggaagacttgcagaagtattgtgggcattctgacaggccataattcactagctaggcaTATGTTCACAATAGGGTTTGCCCAAGAAGATACTTGTCTATCCAATAATGCGATAGCGGGATgcgcggaacattttctatgtgagtgctccGTCTATGCGAGCGTCTGACATTAGATGATGTGATCCAACTGCAGCGAAAATCCTGCGACACATTACATCCTGCGGGAcatccgttagacgggggaatcaagTACAATGGGCTACTAAGGTGTAAGTGCTCAGAAACACACACATATACTAATTTTAGAAATGCGATTGTCCCACATACAAATGTACGTCACTGTTTAGTTTGCAACTGTAGCATATGTGTACGTCGTGTTAATGAACACAATTTAATTTCTTGTAAACATAGTTGTAATGGCCATATGGTGACCATAGACAGTCCCAAACCGGTATAAGGGAGGAAGATTCAATGAAGTCTTATTGACCAAATACTACCTAGGCACTCCCTCTCGGACACTACCTTGTCGCTATTGGGAAGCCTGTAGTTTACTGCTGCACTAAGGCTGACTGAAACACATAAAGATGGAAGCAATGGATTGTATTTTTCTAAGGGTTAAGCAGGCACAGATTTCGAATTCACCCGCGATTTTGAGTACTCAAGTATTGGCCGAGACACGGATTTGGAGGCCTCACTAGATTTATGTTAACCCATAGAGAAATCTATGAAAGAGATACTATCACCTTCAGTGGAAAGCCTGCACCCAATGTCTagggcgcggtcagccagaaaaacGAGTATAGTAACTTCCTTAATGAAAGAAACGGGGAACCCGACTGTCGGTGTCATTTTCGCTTAATTCTTCTATAAAAGGTATGAGGAAGTAtccgcagaaggaaacttcagccacaaagaagtggggactacaggctgaatcttgCCTGTCAAAATCTTCTCTCCGGCTTCTACcagaaaaagcaaaagaaagggAAATTGATGATATatacgcaactggtctaataccCATATgtagaaacagatccatgcggCTCTCAGCCTCTGCTGCGGGACTGACCGCATTGACTTAATAATGTGCACTTTAAAGTTATTAGAGTTGATTGGACTGGCAGGTGCTAAACAAAGCATCATGACCACTAAAAAGCATGACTCGGCCAAGTCAGACACTCTTAGAAAATCGGGTAGAACTGCGTGCTTCCTGTCGtcgcaaatataatagctaaaataatcctagaacgcattaaagaatatctcgaaagcttgatcgacagagagcaggctggtttccactcgGGATTCTactacattgaccacatcaatactctacggattattttggaacatcgatttcgagaaagctgtgctctacgcaggaggggcattccagagaaactaatagctattatcagaaggttatatgatggcgcaaaatgtcatgcgCTGCACCGAGGAGATTTTGCCTCAGAcgttgaggtccaaagcggagtctgccaTCCTGTCGCCGATATTATATTTTCGGCAAGATTCTTCATTCTGTCCGGAGGGCGTGGAGAAATTCAATAAACTATGACATTTTTCGCCAAACGCCTCAACTAAGTTGATGACATGGGGggccatggaccttggtcaaatagctctggatttggaaagagaggcaagtagaattggactgaagataaacaccaataaaagcaAGTTgctcagtctgacgagtcatcgcgctttccctatctgcattaatggacagaacatcgaaggcatcaatcaatttgtatatctaggaagcaggGTTTCTGCCGACAGCGGCACCGAACTAAATGTTGCCCAGCGCATTAAGactgctagatccgctttcgctgccttaaaatgtggaaatgtagttatctcaacactcagatcaagttgagactattctttctgtgttgctatatggaagcatcacatggaaaatgaattttattacCCAAAATCgctaagctttcgtcaatacctgtctgcgtcgtatcatcggagtgcgctgacCTGACGCTATTTAAAACGAAGAACTTGAAACCAGAACTGACCAAAGTGggagtggatagatcacattaaggagaggctgcaattgcattgcgggctgcGGTATCCACTCTGCCAAGATGGCCAACGGGTGAgttgccccaagggcacttggcgcagaataacAGAGGAGGAGtgtgagcgtctcgggaagtcgtggaggCACTGAGGGGCATTACAGGTAACCAAGGGATAAATGGCtcccatatacatacatataatctTGCAGTATCCGGTGGATCGATTCTCAGGTCATTAGAACGCATGTTATGGATATAGTTAGTAGTAACTCGACACCGATTCGTGCctacttacgcaaatttgctaGCATACGAGAACAAACttgcaaacggaagaagaagcCCCCACCGGAATCGTTTCCGTTACCGAGGAGGATTCCATTCAAAGGTCACATATATGTTGCCAATGGTTGAATAAATATGTATTGCCATAGCATTTGGTTTCACATTCTTCTCTCTCTTAGAAATCTCGGTGACCGGCATTATACAATGGCCCCTTCCTCTTCCTATCCAGGCTTACCACCTCTTTGATTAATTTGTTTGTATACATTTGTGAACAAAAGTGAACATACACTAAttagaaatttatattttgttctagtaaaaaaaaaatgcgcaatttttcattttgatagCTCAAAGTGTAAATAAATCAACGCCATTCGAATTTGAAATAtaagtgaagaaaaagaattaaaaaaattaatccaCAAAATCTCTGTATAAAAGACTACAGACAGTTTTGGAAAAATAactatttatattaaataaagGGACATTAATAGGAAGTGTTATATCCTTTCCGACAATTTAGCTCTTCTAATGGTGCATCGAATTTAATAACTTTTCTGTAACTTTCAGAGTTTTATATAACCATTATTCTATCAACGCTTTTTTGAGCACTTCTTGCTCTTTATGTCCCTTTCCCGAATTCTCATGTCTAGTCCGTCCTATAAATGCTAGATTGGGCTTAGATCTGTTGGCTGAGAAGGACTCTGCAATTGAGTTTGCACATTGTATAATAGCTATACACGGACAATATGGGAAGTGTGTTCCGGATCATTGTCCTTTTGGAAAGTGGAATTAGATCCCACTCCCAAATTCGCTGCACTATTCCCCAAATGTTTGtcccaggttttgtgtaaaacaaaaccttattaagatcggtttactgtctgtctgtctgtgtggaGAGGGGAGGAGTCCCCACACATGCAtggtgtaaaatttcttttcatcaaatgtagttatgtggggtatcaaattaaataatagttttgacatttgttggaaaggtggggagttcggggggccgaaagtaatcatttatttaacaggaccattctcagaaactgccaaaccgaaaaatctgtaaaaaatcaAGATGTTGCCACTATAttgtggctaggctccgaaatatcttccataccgatatcccttcaaataaagttaataatagtatattactataattttcagtaattgggtgCAGAAGTTCATCCCAGCAtcgcaaaattttgcagcaatgtaggctatgataCAGAGCTTCGCCCTACCTTTgcggaaatcgtactattactaacaaagttataataggtcaaagttgccacttctttgaaaattcaagactttgaatgtcaatatcacccgaaagtgaatattctcacataatatatgcgtatattacgtgttacatactaatggaacaaattcacactcaaatgtctttataaaagaaacacacaaaacctttcatccctgacgcgtccagcttccggtttcccgacttgtttttaaatatttaaatatacaaACCGATCAaaagtggtgttaattacttcCAAATTGCCTACCCCCAGTCGACATACATCGCCATACCATAACATTGCATTTCCTCCACCATGTTTAATTGTTGAAATCAAATTCTTTGGGTCTAATTTTGTATTGGGGTTTTTTCTAATTTTGGCAAAATCTAAACGCTTTTCTCGGCTAACGACTGAAATATACGGTTTCTCACGTGGTATTCAGCTTGCATTAAAACTCGACCAACAGTCGTTCATCTCTTCTGCTATCACCTGTGCAGAAATGTTCGgattttcctattttcctaCGTTTTTTTGACGTTTTCCTCGAAGGGTGAAATCCTTCGGACGACTAATCCGCTGCAAAGAATTGAAGAATTTGTTTCAGGCAAAATTTTTAAGAATCATCTTGTTCGCAGATAAGCATTTTTGACGGTACTAGATATTTGCCAAGTGATTTTCCTTCTTCGTGTAAATGGACAACAAAGTTAAACTTAGCAGAAAtctaaattttagaaaaaaatattatacaagAAAATTACACGATTAATGCTGTTCAGGTAAACTGCACACTCAGATGAATTACAATCAACCaatagcctttatcccgttcacaagcggggtcggctcgtcgtgatcggtttcgtcatttggctctatcaaatgcctgatctggatgcaatcgttgtttcggccggccttttggtcgcttaccatcgatttcaacgtttagaccaatcttggcaagtcaattctcgttagcacgaattacgtgaccataccatcaaagacgcctctctcgcaatttgtccacgatcggtgcaaccccagaaccatcgcggatatcttcatttcggatgtgatcaaaacgtgtcacgtcgctagtccaacgcaacatcttcgtcttcattaccgcaagacgccattcattgtcttttatagtccgccaacactcagaaccatagaggacgacagggcgaacgacattgcggtaaattttagatttgagacggttgttgatacgtcgaccacaaagaacaccagttgcgaaaagctatgcgtgaagcaatttcacaatgcagttttccattggctgatagcgttgacccgagatatttaaatcgttcaggtCTGGGTAAGTCATTGCCATTGATAGTGATAGTGTCTGGTTCATGGGGATCCGGTcgtgaaaaattcagttttattcagattcaatctgagaccgtgttgcatgaggcgatcattccatttttgaacaagttggtcGAGATCACGTTTGTTAttgaacgctaggaaaacatcatctacataaagcaatgAATAAgacgctggacgttagatgtcccgtgtgacggtgtccataacaagaacaaggaggACTGGTGAGAGGACGATTCCTTAATAAACacgaacagagacacgaagtggttttgatacacccgccacacttcgaattttactttcggttcgtggtagagcaattgaacccagcgcactagttcttctggcactaagtgttgtggtTGAAAATACCATATGACTTCGTGtagcacacgatcaaacgctttctctagatccagaaatgcaatgtaaagagggcgatgcttctcacggtgtgtctccatgagtaaccccgcagcgtgtattgcgccagtagttctgcagttattgacaaattcggcttgatttacgattatttcaatgatttcatgGTATgcaaaagtaaccggattgcaCGGCAATTTGAATA
The DNA window shown above is from Hermetia illucens chromosome 5, iHerIll2.2.curated.20191125, whole genome shotgun sequence and carries:
- the LOC119656691 gene encoding uncharacterized protein LOC119656691 produces the protein MCPLFDMVNILLWISFFGFGAFSPSECRPRVRITQISFDFDVKLGNGTTWLTDDRTVNVVFDLKKGLKTMKSRFKVDLIRRQRTFNAIANATRDYCAQTPIINKIWAKFSHVFLQTSNFPSTCPIPKNTYYVRNLSFPEQFLPNYMPALDFVVETTFLHRMYFNQEEVLLKYVTRGKLIP